The Fervidibacillus albus genome contains a region encoding:
- a CDS encoding metallophosphoesterase: MMNKKISRRRFLKKSALSIATLLIGSISTHIYMNRIEPNWIETVRIDLTHPFIPDSFHGLKIIQFSDTHLGFHFDVQQLEKVVKIISNENPDLIVFSGDLVDNLLSFFQWDETIRLLHQLNAPMGKFAVYGNHDHGGWGSNKYKQLMESSGFAILQNEAVSIKNDTGDQFTLAGVDDAMLGKPDFEKTFIDLPKDTFTLLISHAPDLADEAANFPVHFQLSGHSHGGQVQFPFIGPLITPPYGNKYVEGLYTVTENFSVYVNRGLGTTRLPYRLFSRPEITAFTLKSV, translated from the coding sequence ATGATGAATAAAAAGATTTCACGAAGGCGTTTTTTAAAAAAATCAGCCTTATCGATTGCGACACTACTTATCGGAAGCATATCCACCCATATTTATATGAACCGAATCGAACCGAATTGGATAGAAACTGTTCGGATCGATCTTACCCATCCGTTTATACCCGACTCTTTTCACGGTTTGAAAATTATTCAATTTAGCGATACACATTTAGGATTTCATTTCGATGTACAACAATTGGAAAAAGTTGTTAAGATAATTTCGAATGAAAACCCCGATTTGATCGTCTTCTCCGGTGATTTAGTTGACAACTTATTGTCATTTTTCCAATGGGATGAAACGATTCGATTGCTGCATCAGCTAAATGCACCGATGGGAAAATTTGCCGTATACGGAAACCACGATCACGGGGGATGGGGATCTAATAAATATAAACAGTTGATGGAATCTTCCGGATTTGCCATTTTGCAAAACGAAGCGGTGTCGATAAAAAACGATACAGGAGATCAGTTCACATTAGCTGGAGTCGATGATGCGATGCTCGGGAAACCGGATTTTGAAAAAACGTTCATCGATCTTCCAAAGGATACGTTTACCCTCCTCATCTCCCATGCACCAGATTTAGCGGATGAGGCGGCAAATTTTCCGGTCCATTTTCAATTGAGCGGGCATAGCCACGGTGGACAAGTTCAATTTCCTTTCATCGGTCCCTTGATTACACCACCGTATGGAAACAAATATGTGGAAGGATTGTATACGGTGACAGAGAATTTTTCCGTTTATGTAAATCGAGGTCTCGGCACAACTCGACTCCCGTATCGACTATTTTCCCGACCGGAAATAACCGCTTTTACATTGAAAAGTGTCTAA
- a CDS encoding YkyB family protein, giving the protein MQSTQDDEHAFPVDLLSKALFIVNRHAKTAPDSKYLYALKHAAIKKMLAEGKAKKIGLHFSRNPKFSQQQLDVLISCGNYYFHIPPTKDDIHRLKNLGKLDDSIRNPKTVLSLKEAKRILQRYTGLKNKKHSSPFQRRYTKPVFKRLGE; this is encoded by the coding sequence GTGCAGTCAACCCAAGATGACGAGCATGCTTTCCCTGTCGACCTTTTATCGAAAGCGCTGTTCATCGTCAATCGACACGCAAAAACCGCACCGGATTCGAAATACTTATACGCATTAAAACATGCAGCAATAAAAAAGATGTTAGCTGAAGGAAAGGCGAAAAAAATCGGTTTGCATTTTTCTAGAAATCCGAAATTTAGCCAGCAACAATTGGACGTTTTAATTTCTTGTGGAAATTATTATTTTCATATTCCACCGACGAAGGATGACATTCATCGTTTAAAAAATCTAGGAAAACTCGATGACTCAATTCGTAATCCGAAAACGGTCCTCTCTTTAAAGGAAGCAAAACGCATTTTGCAACGATACACCGGATTGAAAAATAAGAAACATTCATCCCCTTTTCAAAGGCGATACACAAAACCGGTTTTTAAACGTCTCGGTGAATAA
- a CDS encoding chemotaxis protein CheW: protein MEKYAEQSDRLIDDKIIEFVLGEESFGIPVSNVREIIRPSNITPVPRSHPFIEGITEIRGEVLPVIHLAKALSVKHHPSEEERFIIGEFGDQRVSFHVDAVRQIVASENREQPDDLYGGKEAYVNEVMKTENTMILLLDYEKLLEEIRN, encoded by the coding sequence TTGGAAAAATATGCAGAACAGTCCGATCGGTTGATAGATGATAAAATTATCGAATTTGTCCTAGGGGAGGAATCCTTTGGTATTCCTGTTTCCAACGTCAGGGAAATTATCCGTCCATCGAATATTACTCCGGTTCCACGTTCCCATCCTTTCATTGAAGGAATTACGGAAATTCGCGGAGAAGTTCTTCCCGTCATTCATCTAGCAAAAGCTCTTTCCGTCAAACATCATCCGAGTGAAGAAGAACGGTTTATTATCGGCGAGTTCGGCGATCAACGGGTCAGCTTCCATGTGGATGCGGTTCGTCAAATCGTCGCTTCTGAAAATCGAGAACAACCGGATGATTTATACGGTGGAAAAGAAGCTTACGTAAATGAAGTCATGAAAACGGAAAATACGATGATTTTACTATTGGATTATGAAAAATTGTTAGAAGAGATTCGGAATTAG
- a CDS encoding aminotransferase A: MERRVNEHVKGIQISGIRHFFQMIQSEEDVISLTIGQPDFPTPDHVKEAAKRAIDSNVTAYTENAGMLPLRKAAADFLSKKYGIQYRPESEIIVTIGATQAIDITLRTILRPGDEVLLPGPVFPGYEPLIRLAGAVPVYMDTRDSNFKVTAEMIQNHLTDKTRCLILPYPSNPTGLTFSKSELERIANILRGKDIFVLADEIYSELTYDTEHTSIARYLFDQTIVINGLSKSHSMTGWRIGFTFAPEWIAQEMLKVHQYNITCASSVSQMAALEALTVGIDDALEMRKEYQKRRDYVYNRLIDIGFETVMPNGAFYFFVKIPESFNGNAFDYCLMLVKKYRVSVVPGSAFSKYGEGYFRLSFAQSMEQLKEGLDRLERSMAF; encoded by the coding sequence ATGGAACGACGAGTGAATGAACATGTAAAAGGTATTCAAATTTCCGGCATCCGTCATTTTTTTCAAATGATTCAATCGGAAGAAGATGTGATTTCTTTAACGATCGGTCAACCAGATTTTCCGACACCAGATCATGTGAAGGAAGCGGCAAAACGTGCGATCGATTCAAATGTAACGGCGTATACGGAAAATGCTGGGATGCTCCCATTACGAAAAGCGGCAGCTGATTTCCTTTCCAAAAAATATGGAATTCAGTATCGTCCGGAATCGGAAATCATCGTAACGATTGGAGCTACTCAAGCGATTGATATTACCCTTCGGACGATTTTACGACCTGGAGATGAGGTGCTATTACCCGGTCCCGTCTTTCCGGGTTATGAACCGCTCATCCGGTTGGCAGGTGCCGTTCCCGTCTATATGGATACGCGGGATTCGAATTTTAAAGTGACGGCAGAAATGATTCAAAACCATTTAACCGACAAAACCCGTTGCCTCATACTCCCGTATCCGTCCAATCCGACGGGACTCACTTTTTCAAAATCCGAATTGGAAAGGATAGCAAATATCCTACGGGGCAAAGACATTTTCGTTCTTGCCGATGAAATTTACAGTGAGTTAACTTATGATACAGAGCACACGTCCATCGCCCGTTATCTTTTTGATCAAACAATCGTTATTAACGGATTATCCAAATCCCATTCCATGACCGGTTGGCGGATCGGTTTTACCTTTGCCCCTGAATGGATTGCCCAAGAGATGCTTAAAGTCCATCAGTACAACATCACCTGTGCCAGTTCCGTTTCCCAAATGGCAGCGCTAGAAGCATTGACCGTCGGGATCGATGACGCTTTGGAAATGCGAAAGGAATATCAGAAAAGACGCGATTATGTTTACAATCGGTTGATCGATATCGGATTTGAAACCGTTATGCCAAATGGGGCGTTTTATTTCTTCGTGAAAATTCCGGAATCGTTCAATGGAAACGCCTTTGACTATTGTTTAATGCTCGTAAAAAAATACCGGGTATCCGTCGTTCCCGGTAGCGCCTTTTCGAAATATGGAGAAGGGTATTTCCGCCTTTCCTTTGCCCAATCGATGGAACAGTTGAAGGAAGGATTGGACCGTTTGGAACGATCGATGGCCTTTTAA
- a CDS encoding MFS transporter produces the protein MLSLSLFNLISYFAMSVVVAFFPLFFQYKGLNPSEIGTLLAVGTFVSVFSQPIWGYIADKKQTIKRIVLMLLVFALLSSTLIFIGDTFFALFFAMALFFFFFSPVQPLVDSLATAYTIEHKKNYGAVRMWGSIGFAASSLVTGIIMVWIGIENVGYVLAVFIVLTFLVSTRLVDTSTKMAPISKSLVTNTLKNKQYLRFLLAVFLITFPHRMNDSILGLYLSELGATEGEIGAAWTIAAASEAPFILIMAFFLKKFHHLQLMAFAGGVYFIRWLLYGITDHVWTIILLQGLHSITFAIFLVAALQYVAVLVPREMLATGQTIFFAVQSGLGGIFGSLIGGYMMNELGAQLTYQIGSLFALAGAILSGVMYITAKKRIIQPSE, from the coding sequence ATGTTATCACTTTCATTATTTAATTTAATTTCGTATTTTGCTATGTCGGTCGTTGTGGCTTTTTTTCCATTATTTTTTCAATACAAAGGTTTGAATCCTTCTGAAATCGGTACGTTGTTAGCGGTCGGTACGTTCGTTTCCGTTTTTAGTCAGCCCATTTGGGGATACATCGCCGATAAAAAACAGACGATTAAACGAATTGTTTTAATGTTACTCGTCTTTGCTTTATTATCGAGTACATTGATCTTTATCGGGGATACATTTTTTGCGCTGTTTTTTGCAATGGCCCTTTTTTTCTTTTTCTTTTCCCCAGTTCAACCGTTAGTAGACAGCTTGGCAACGGCATATACGATCGAGCATAAGAAAAACTACGGCGCTGTTCGCATGTGGGGATCTATCGGTTTTGCCGCGTCTTCCCTCGTAACCGGAATCATCATGGTTTGGATTGGTATCGAAAATGTCGGTTACGTTTTGGCCGTTTTCATCGTCTTAACTTTCCTCGTATCTACGAGATTGGTGGATACGTCGACGAAAATGGCGCCGATTTCGAAATCCCTCGTCACCAATACGTTGAAAAACAAACAATATTTACGTTTTTTACTCGCTGTATTTTTAATCACATTTCCCCATCGAATGAACGATAGTATTTTAGGGCTATATTTGTCGGAATTAGGAGCTACGGAAGGGGAAATTGGAGCGGCGTGGACGATTGCAGCGGCCAGCGAAGCTCCTTTTATCTTGATTATGGCTTTCTTTTTGAAAAAATTCCATCATCTCCAACTTATGGCCTTTGCTGGGGGTGTATATTTTATTCGATGGCTTTTATACGGTATAACCGACCACGTTTGGACGATTATTCTCTTACAAGGATTACATAGCATCACATTTGCCATTTTTCTCGTTGCCGCCTTGCAATACGTTGCCGTGTTAGTCCCTCGGGAAATGTTGGCTACAGGTCAGACGATTTTCTTCGCCGTGCAAAGCGGTTTAGGGGGAATTTTTGGCAGTCTCATCGGAGGATATATGATGAACGAGCTCGGAGCACAGTTGACATATCAAATTGGATCCCTTTTCGCTCTCGCCGGTGCGATTTTAAGCGGTGTCATGTACATAACGGCGAAAAAACGGATTATCCAACCATCTGAATAG
- a CDS encoding NAD(P)-dependent oxidoreductase, translating to MNRGKESVGFIGLGVMGKHMAEHILQAGHPLYVYTRTKEKATDLLEKGAIWANSPKEIAESTTIVFTIVGFPSDVEEIYLGEDGLIPNGKTGSIFIDMTTSSPSLAKRLYEEGREKGISVLDAPVSGGDIGAKQARLAIMVGGDENIFEHILPFFQLIGKTISYMGNAGSGQHTKMANQIAIASNMIGVCEALVYAKKAGLDQEKVVAAISTGAASSFSLSNLAPRILKEDYSPGFFIKHLIKDMTIALQEAEKMGMEAPGLALAKKMYEQLAQEGEENSGTQALYKYWER from the coding sequence ATGAATCGTGGTAAAGAAAGCGTTGGATTTATCGGCCTCGGTGTGATGGGAAAACATATGGCTGAACATATCCTACAGGCTGGTCATCCTTTATATGTATATACACGGACGAAGGAGAAGGCGACCGATCTTTTAGAAAAGGGAGCAATCTGGGCCAATTCACCGAAAGAAATTGCCGAAAGTACAACGATTGTTTTTACGATTGTCGGTTTTCCGAGCGATGTGGAGGAAATATACCTCGGGGAAGATGGATTGATTCCGAACGGAAAAACAGGATCCATTTTTATTGATATGACAACCTCATCGCCAAGTTTGGCAAAACGGTTGTATGAAGAGGGGAGGGAAAAGGGGATCTCAGTCCTCGATGCTCCGGTATCCGGCGGAGATATAGGTGCAAAACAGGCCCGTTTGGCGATCATGGTTGGCGGAGACGAAAATATTTTTGAACATATTCTTCCATTTTTTCAACTGATCGGTAAAACGATTTCTTACATGGGGAATGCCGGAAGTGGACAACATACGAAAATGGCGAACCAAATTGCCATCGCATCGAATATGATTGGTGTATGTGAAGCTCTCGTATATGCGAAAAAAGCCGGTCTCGATCAAGAAAAAGTCGTGGCGGCCATTTCTACGGGAGCAGCTTCCAGTTTTTCCCTTTCGAATTTAGCACCGAGAATATTGAAAGAAGACTATTCCCCAGGTTTTTTTATTAAACATTTAATTAAAGATATGACGATTGCTTTACAGGAAGCGGAAAAAATGGGGATGGAGGCACCGGGTTTGGCATTGGCGAAAAAAATGTATGAACAATTGGCACAAGAAGGGGAAGAAAATAGCGGAACCCAAGCGTTATACAAATATTGGGAAAGGTAA
- the ptsP gene encoding phosphoenolpyruvate--protein phosphotransferase: MTTMIKGIAASSGISIAKAYRLVEPDLSIEKKTISDESAEVKRLHRALEEAKSQLESIRNHAEKNLGPDKAAIFDAHLLVLNDPELINPIEEKIKTDHVNAEYALKETTDMFISIFENMDNEYMRERAADIRDVTKRVLAELLNVTVPNPSMISEEVIVVAEDLTPSDTAQLNRTYVKGFTTDIGGRTSHSAIMARSLEIPAVVGTKTATTDIQNGDLLILDGLTGEVHINPTEELIETYKNKQQEFEAQLAEWAKLVNEPSVSKDGKRVELVANIGTPKDVEGALKNGAEGVGLFRTEFLYMDRDELPGEQFQFEAYKSVLEGMEGKPVVVRTLDIGGDKKLSYLPLPEELNPFLGFRAIRLCLERTDIFRTQLRALLRASVYGNLKIMFPMIATLDEFRQAKAIFLEEKEKLAKEGIPTSDSIELGIMVEIPSTAVLADQFAKEVDFFSIGTNDLIQYTMAADRMNEQVSYLYQPYNPSILRLVKMVIDASHKEGKWTGMCGEMAGDETAIPLLLGLGLDEFSMSATSILKARSLIAKLSKAEMEELAEKALNMRTVDEVIELVKNAVQ, from the coding sequence ATGACGACGATGATCAAAGGAATTGCCGCATCGAGTGGAATTTCGATCGCTAAGGCATATCGTTTAGTCGAACCGGATCTTTCGATTGAAAAGAAAACGATTAGCGACGAATCGGCAGAAGTGAAAAGGCTTCATCGGGCATTAGAAGAAGCAAAATCCCAATTAGAGTCGATTCGGAACCATGCTGAAAAAAATTTAGGACCGGATAAGGCAGCTATTTTTGATGCCCATCTTCTCGTTTTAAACGATCCAGAATTAATCAATCCGATTGAAGAAAAAATTAAAACGGATCATGTCAATGCAGAATATGCATTAAAAGAAACGACGGATATGTTTATTTCCATTTTTGAAAATATGGATAATGAATATATGCGGGAGCGGGCTGCAGATATTCGAGATGTGACGAAACGGGTATTGGCTGAACTTTTAAATGTAACGGTGCCAAATCCAAGCATGATTTCCGAAGAAGTCATCGTCGTAGCTGAAGATTTAACACCGTCGGATACAGCTCAACTGAATCGGACATATGTTAAAGGTTTCACGACGGATATCGGTGGAAGAACATCCCATTCCGCAATTATGGCTCGTTCTTTAGAAATTCCAGCCGTTGTTGGAACGAAAACAGCAACGACAGATATTCAAAATGGGGATTTGCTTATTTTAGATGGACTCACCGGAGAAGTTCATATTAATCCGACAGAAGAACTCATTGAAACGTACAAAAACAAACAGCAAGAATTTGAAGCCCAACTTGCTGAATGGGCGAAACTCGTCAATGAACCGTCTGTATCGAAGGATGGCAAACGAGTTGAACTCGTAGCAAATATCGGTACGCCGAAAGATGTGGAAGGCGCGTTGAAAAACGGTGCTGAAGGAGTCGGTCTGTTCCGAACAGAATTTCTATACATGGATCGGGATGAGCTACCGGGTGAACAATTCCAATTTGAAGCGTATAAAAGCGTATTGGAAGGAATGGAAGGCAAACCGGTTGTCGTTCGTACCCTTGATATCGGTGGCGATAAGAAACTTTCCTACTTGCCTTTACCAGAGGAATTGAATCCTTTCCTCGGTTTCCGGGCGATTCGTCTATGTTTAGAACGGACAGATATTTTCCGTACCCAGTTGCGTGCGCTTTTACGTGCTAGCGTATACGGGAATTTGAAAATTATGTTCCCGATGATTGCAACCCTTGATGAATTCCGTCAAGCAAAGGCGATCTTTTTGGAAGAAAAGGAAAAATTGGCGAAGGAAGGTATCCCTACTTCCGATTCCATCGAGCTCGGTATTATGGTAGAAATTCCTTCCACGGCTGTTCTTGCTGATCAATTTGCAAAGGAAGTCGATTTCTTCAGTATCGGAACGAACGACTTAATCCAATATACGATGGCAGCCGATCGTATGAATGAGCAAGTATCCTACTTGTATCAACCGTATAACCCATCCATTTTACGTTTAGTAAAAATGGTCATCGATGCCTCCCATAAGGAAGGAAAATGGACAGGCATGTGTGGAGAAATGGCCGGAGATGAAACGGCAATTCCACTTCTTCTCGGTCTCGGTCTCGATGAATTTTCGATGAGCGCAACGTCTATTTTGAAAGCTCGTTCTTTAATCGCTAAGCTTTCAAAGGCCGAAATGGAAGAACTAGCGGAAAAGGCGTTGAATATGCGCACCGTCGATGAAGTAATCGAACTTGTGAAAAATGCCGTTCAATAA
- a CDS encoding phosphocarrier protein HPr, with the protein MLERAYKVIADTGIHARPATLLVQTAGKFDSEIQLEYKGKKVNLKSIMGVMSLGIGKDAEIKIIADGTDEENAMQAIAELMEKEGLAE; encoded by the coding sequence ATGTTAGAAAGAGCTTACAAAGTTATCGCTGATACAGGAATTCACGCAAGACCTGCAACCCTTCTCGTACAAACGGCTGGGAAATTTGATTCAGAAATTCAATTGGAATACAAAGGGAAAAAGGTAAATTTAAAATCGATCATGGGCGTTATGTCCCTCGGAATCGGCAAAGATGCAGAAATCAAAATCATTGCTGATGGTACTGATGAAGAAAATGCGATGCAAGCAATTGCTGAGTTAATGGAAAAAGAAGGTTTGGCAGAGTAA
- a CDS encoding cell wall hydrolase, with the protein MWKKRFAATIMMCILFLGTGLAVNAATVYTVQSGDSLYKIGKTYGVSVQSIQSTNQLYTTMIYPGQQLTIPSAISEDEKDLLARLVYAEAKGEPYAGKVAVALVVLNRVDHPDFPNTIREVIYSKDGGYYAFTPVANGQINIAADSESKMAVEEALAFRGQGSGSLYFYNPALTTSTWILSRPVTITIGNHVFAK; encoded by the coding sequence ATGTGGAAGAAACGCTTTGCAGCAACAATAATGATGTGCATACTATTTTTAGGAACGGGACTTGCTGTAAATGCAGCAACCGTTTATACGGTACAATCAGGAGATTCCCTATATAAAATTGGGAAAACGTACGGCGTTTCCGTTCAATCTATTCAGTCGACAAATCAATTGTATACGACGATGATTTATCCTGGACAACAGTTGACGATTCCGTCCGCTATTTCAGAGGACGAAAAGGATCTTCTCGCACGGCTCGTTTATGCGGAGGCGAAGGGGGAACCGTATGCAGGAAAGGTAGCCGTTGCTCTTGTCGTATTAAATCGGGTGGATCATCCAGATTTTCCGAATACCATTCGTGAAGTCATTTATTCGAAGGACGGGGGATATTACGCCTTTACCCCGGTTGCAAACGGACAAATTAATATTGCAGCTGATAGTGAATCGAAAATGGCCGTAGAAGAAGCATTGGCTTTCCGCGGACAAGGATCTGGTTCGTTATATTTTTACAATCCCGCATTAACAACGAGTACGTGGATTTTATCACGACCAGTTACGATAACGATCGGTAACCATGTTTTTGCAAAATAA
- a CDS encoding YkvS family protein has translation MKKAVVGNVIEFKNGLKGIVEKVYENSVIVDLTYMENYRELELEEKTVVNHKNYRIIDETE, from the coding sequence TTGAAAAAAGCAGTAGTCGGAAATGTAATCGAATTCAAAAATGGATTAAAAGGAATCGTCGAAAAAGTATATGAAAATTCAGTTATTGTTGATTTAACATACATGGAAAATTATCGAGAATTGGAATTGGAAGAAAAAACGGTCGTCAACCATAAAAATTACCGAATTATCGATGAAACCGAATAA
- a CDS encoding CPBP family intramembrane glutamic endopeptidase gives MKSRSLDWKLLIGLVIAHLLFYFTFDQTSVFWYILTGTTLFLISYTMVNEDIEDELSVFSYLIFGFISGILLYSLFFIGNTSFDWLHLSTFQNQVISLYTKFSPDFIWHYIVLVLVIIPGEEIFWRGFVLKRLLHFLPSGTSIILSALLYASVYLYSGYFVLMLAAIVSGSIWGLLYVKKRSIPLVIISHLTFDLLLFLFLPII, from the coding sequence ATGAAAAGCAGAAGTCTTGACTGGAAATTATTAATCGGACTTGTTATAGCACATCTTCTATTTTATTTCACGTTCGATCAAACAAGCGTTTTTTGGTATATATTAACAGGTACTACGTTGTTTTTAATATCTTATACGATGGTGAATGAAGATATCGAAGACGAACTATCCGTCTTTTCCTATTTAATATTCGGTTTCATTTCAGGTATATTATTGTATAGTTTATTTTTCATCGGCAACACGTCATTCGATTGGTTACATTTATCAACTTTTCAAAATCAAGTTATTTCACTGTACACGAAATTTTCCCCTGACTTCATTTGGCATTATATCGTTTTAGTCCTAGTCATTATTCCGGGAGAAGAAATCTTTTGGCGGGGATTTGTTTTAAAGCGTCTGTTACATTTCTTACCTAGTGGGACGAGCATCATTTTATCCGCCCTTTTGTATGCTTCCGTATATCTCTACTCCGGCTATTTCGTATTGATGTTAGCGGCCATCGTATCTGGAAGCATTTGGGGATTATTATATGTGAAAAAACGGAGTATCCCGCTCGTTATTATTTCCCATTTAACCTTTGATTTATTATTGTTTTTATTTTTACCAATTATATAA
- a CDS encoding ATP-dependent Clp protease ATP-binding subunit, with translation MLCQNCQQNAATVHLRYEINGNEKTFHLCEQCYRQQQDEFSTNNPKLFISGHDFSIDSLFNAFPINGNGFETSSSVAQKVQTTGNGRNGFLDRFGKNVTEEARRGKIDPVIGRDEEMKKVMEILNRRNKNNPVLIGEPGVGKTAVVEGLALKIASKNVPMKLRNKELYLLDVASLVANTGIRGQFEERMKQLIAELQHRREVILFIDEIHLLVGAGSAEGSMDAGNILKPALARGDIQIIGATTVKEYRHIEKDAALERRFQPVLIQEPSVEATIDILMGLKSHYEQYHHVKYSDEAIRACVNLSHRYIQDRFLPDKAIDLMDEAGSKVNLNVPNLTSKQIEERLHEIAVEKKQALQSENYERAAKLRDEEMELEKRRREETNVQPIVDIQIIQEILEEKTGIPVGKIQTDEQQKLKHLDKNLGKKVIGQNEAVRSVAKAIRRARAGLKAKNRPIGSFLFVGPTGVGKTELAKTLAEQLYGTRNAMIRLDMSEYMEKHSVSKLIGSPPGYVGHEEAGQLTEKVRRNPYSLILLDEIEKAHPDVMHVFLQILDDGRLTDSHGRTVSFKDTVIIMTSNAGTEMKNIRVGFGKQQEKYDHSSNIEQLRQYFKPEFLNRFDDIIRFHSLNKNHLLQIVDLMLQEVKRQLAEENIELTVEEEVKEKLVDLGFDHDFGARPLRRAIQEHLEDPIADFVLDHPHIKQLTAKVVDETITISE, from the coding sequence ATGCTTTGCCAAAATTGTCAACAAAATGCAGCAACGGTCCATCTTCGTTATGAAATAAACGGCAACGAAAAGACATTCCATTTATGCGAACAATGTTATCGCCAACAACAAGACGAATTTTCAACGAATAATCCAAAATTGTTTATCTCCGGTCACGATTTTTCCATCGACTCCCTTTTCAACGCCTTTCCGATCAACGGAAACGGTTTTGAAACTTCAAGTTCCGTTGCCCAAAAAGTTCAAACAACTGGAAATGGGCGCAATGGTTTTCTTGATCGATTTGGTAAAAATGTAACGGAGGAAGCAAGACGGGGGAAGATCGATCCGGTCATCGGTCGCGATGAGGAAATGAAAAAGGTAATGGAAATATTGAACCGTCGTAATAAAAACAACCCGGTTTTAATCGGGGAACCAGGCGTAGGAAAGACGGCGGTTGTAGAAGGACTCGCTTTGAAAATTGCATCAAAAAACGTACCGATGAAGCTTCGAAACAAAGAATTGTATTTATTAGACGTAGCTTCCCTTGTGGCTAATACGGGGATACGTGGTCAATTTGAAGAACGGATGAAACAATTAATCGCCGAACTGCAACATCGGAGAGAAGTGATATTGTTTATCGATGAAATTCATTTACTTGTTGGCGCAGGTTCTGCTGAAGGATCGATGGATGCAGGCAATATTTTAAAGCCCGCCCTTGCCCGTGGAGATATTCAAATCATCGGTGCAACGACGGTGAAAGAATATCGACATATTGAAAAAGACGCAGCCTTAGAACGACGTTTCCAACCGGTACTTATTCAAGAACCGTCCGTTGAAGCGACGATTGACATTTTAATGGGACTGAAATCCCATTATGAACAATACCATCATGTAAAATATTCCGATGAAGCGATCCGCGCTTGCGTCAACTTGTCCCACCGCTATATCCAAGATCGCTTTTTACCAGACAAGGCGATCGATTTGATGGATGAGGCTGGATCAAAGGTCAATTTGAACGTACCGAATTTAACTAGTAAACAAATAGAAGAAAGACTTCACGAAATTGCAGTGGAAAAGAAACAGGCGCTTCAATCGGAAAATTACGAAAGGGCGGCTAAACTACGGGATGAGGAAATGGAATTGGAAAAGCGTCGTCGGGAAGAAACGAATGTCCAACCGATTGTTGACATCCAAATAATCCAAGAAATTTTAGAAGAAAAAACGGGAATTCCCGTCGGAAAAATTCAAACGGATGAACAACAAAAATTGAAACATCTCGACAAAAATTTAGGAAAAAAAGTGATCGGTCAAAACGAAGCCGTCCGTTCAGTTGCAAAGGCAATTCGCCGTGCTCGAGCTGGCTTAAAAGCGAAAAATCGACCGATCGGATCCTTCCTTTTTGTCGGTCCAACGGGCGTAGGCAAAACAGAGCTGGCAAAAACTTTAGCGGAACAATTGTATGGAACTCGTAATGCGATGATTCGATTAGATATGAGCGAATACATGGAAAAGCATAGTGTGTCCAAATTGATCGGATCGCCTCCCGGTTACGTCGGACACGAAGAAGCTGGCCAGTTGACGGAAAAGGTTCGCCGAAATCCGTACAGTTTGATTTTGTTAGACGAAATTGAAAAGGCCCATCCGGATGTCATGCACGTATTTTTACAAATATTAGATGACGGGCGTTTGACCGATAGCCACGGTCGGACAGTCAGCTTTAAAGATACGGTAATCATCATGACAAGCAATGCGGGAACAGAAATGAAAAATATTCGTGTCGGTTTCGGCAAACAACAAGAAAAATACGACCATTCTTCCAACATCGAACAATTGCGTCAATATTTTAAACCCGAATTTTTGAACCGGTTCGATGACATCATTCGCTTCCATTCTTTAAATAAAAATCATTTATTGCAAATCGTCGACTTAATGTTACAGGAAGTAAAAAGACAATTGGCGGAAGAAAACATCGAACTGACGGTAGAAGAAGAAGTAAAGGAAAAACTTGTAGACCTTGGATTTGACCATGACTTCGGCGCCCGCCCGCTTCGACGTGCGATTCAAGAGCATTTGGAAGATCCAATTGCGGATTTTGTCCTCGATCACCCTCATATAAAACAGTTGACGGCAAAGGTTGTGGACGAAACCATCACGATTTCCGAATAG